From a region of the Suncus etruscus isolate mSunEtr1 chromosome 11, mSunEtr1.pri.cur, whole genome shotgun sequence genome:
- the ART4 gene encoding ecto-ADP-ribosyltransferase 4, translated as MRLVRTNVDFVKIAVSINLTPKSFDDQYQGCSQQIMKELNEGDYFTKELEVNKNYSKIWQNAHLKWLNQQKNLPQNMTDTHAVAILVYILNNNIHSDFSRAMASLGTSTAQYHHDFHFKYLHYYLTSAIQLLREDLLSHNKYHCYELHYESKDVSLKVPIGTIIRFGQFLSTSLLRNKTQNSKNKTFFTISTCLGIPVDYFSLKKEVLIPPYELFEVVNISSLPRGNWVQLQSIGNFSTYNCQLLKASSTECLPVPVTIASLSFLSIILISFKNGIL; from the exons ATGAGACTTGTGCGAACAAATGTTGACTTTGTCAAG atTGCTGTCAGCATTAACTTGACACCTAAATCTTTTGATGATCAGTATCAAGGCTGTAGTCAGCAGATCATGAAGGAGTTAAATGAAGGAGATTATTTCACTAAAGAATTAGAAGTCAATAAGAATTACTCCAAGATCTGGCAGAATGCACACTTAAAATGGCTGAACCAACAAAAGAATCTCCCCCAAAATATGACTGACACACATGCTGTGGCCATCTTGGTTTATATCCTGAACAACAACATCCACTCTGACTTCTCCAGAGCCATGGCCAGTTTAGGTACCTCTACAGCGCAGTATCATCATGACTTCCACTTCAAATACCTTCACTACTACCTGACCTCAGCAATCCAACTGCTAAGGGAAGACTTGCTCAGCCATAATAAATATCATTGTTATGAGTTGCATTATGAGTCAAAGGATGTGTCCTTGAAAGTACCCATTGGTACCATAATTCGGTTTGGCCAATTCCTTTCCACCTCCCTCCTCAGAAATAAGACGcagaactcaaaaaacaaaactttctttaCCATTTCAACCTGCCTCGGTATACCTGTTGACTACTTCTCTCTTAAGAAGGAAGTCCTGATACCTCCCTATGAATTGTTTGAAGTGGTCAATATAAGCTCGCTCCCAAGAGGAAATTGGGTACAATTGCAGTCCATTGGAAACTTCAGCACATACAACTGCCAGCTGCTGAAAG cTTCCAGCACAGAGTGTCTCCCTGTTCCTGTCACCATTGCATCACTGTCATTCTTGAGCATCATCCTCATCTCTTTCAAAAACGGAATATTGTAA